A window of the Terriglobales bacterium genome harbors these coding sequences:
- a CDS encoding sensor domain-containing diguanylate cyclase, producing MTDAPTDERKRQMTEIAIFHDVAKALTSSLKLDSILQTIMEKMAEFFRPDNWSLLMVDDQKDELYFAIAVGPAAETLKQIRLKVGEGIAGWVAKHAEPLIVPDVYTDPRFAKRIDEMTKWQTRSIICLPLRSKQRVLGVIQLLNCNMEKFGDHELFLLQALCDYAAIAIENARGLEKIQELTITDDCTGLYNARHLYKTLEGEVYRSARFGYEFSILFIDLDHFKLVNDAHGHLVGSKLLAEIGFKIKIHLRLIDYAFRYGGDEFVILLPQTSKDSGLVVARRLQDVFRQSSLMKDENLNLNIRASMGLASYPDDAKSAHELIRQADEMMYAVKNSTRDNIA from the coding sequence ATGACAGACGCCCCAACCGACGAGCGCAAGCGGCAGATGACGGAAATCGCCATCTTCCATGACGTGGCCAAAGCGCTGACCTCGTCTCTGAAGCTGGACTCCATCCTGCAGACCATCATGGAAAAAATGGCGGAGTTCTTCCGCCCGGACAACTGGTCGCTGCTGATGGTGGACGACCAGAAGGACGAGCTGTACTTCGCCATCGCCGTGGGCCCGGCGGCCGAGACCCTGAAGCAGATCCGGCTGAAGGTGGGCGAAGGTATCGCCGGATGGGTGGCCAAGCACGCCGAGCCGCTGATCGTGCCCGACGTGTACACCGACCCGCGCTTCGCCAAGCGCATCGACGAAATGACCAAGTGGCAGACCCGCTCCATCATCTGCCTGCCGCTGCGCTCCAAGCAGCGCGTGCTGGGCGTGATCCAGCTCCTCAACTGCAACATGGAAAAGTTCGGCGACCACGAGTTGTTCCTGCTGCAGGCCCTGTGCGACTATGCCGCCATCGCCATCGAGAACGCCCGCGGCCTGGAGAAGATCCAGGAACTCACCATCACCGACGACTGCACCGGGCTCTACAACGCCCGCCACCTGTACAAGACCCTGGAGGGCGAGGTCTATCGCTCGGCCCGCTTCGGCTACGAGTTCTCCATCCTCTTCATCGACCTCGACCACTTCAAGCTGGTGAACGACGCCCACGGGCACCTGGTGGGCTCGAAGCTCCTGGCCGAGATCGGATTCAAGATCAAGATCCACCTGCGGCTCATTGATTACGCCTTCCGCTACGGCGGCGACGAGTTCGTCATCCTGCTGCCACAGACCAGCAAGGACTCCGGCCTGGTGGTGGCCCGGCGCCTGCAGGACGTCTTCCGGCAGAGTTCCCTGATGAAGGACGAGAACCTGAATCTGAACATCCGCGCCAGCATGGGCCTGGCTTCCTATCCCGACGACGCCAAGAGCGCCCACGAGCTCATCCGCCAGGCCGACGAGATGATGTATGCGGTGAAGAACTCCACCCGCGACAACATCGC
- a CDS encoding helix-turn-helix domain-containing protein, protein MGSFGERLQREREMRGITLEEIADSTKIGTRSLRALEQEDFDKLPGGIFNKGFVRAYARYLGIDEEQAVTDFLAAAGDPEQPLPTPFPKVKPAASGSGGRSWAAVLALAALAAGGFAAWKFKLGPFAGRISQPESVSPPPVVQPPTTTAAAPVSSDQVANPASGPSSEPGGGSAAAPSSTAAEGFVVLVRAKEDSWVSISVDGRVVMERTLAAAETKEVRAKKSVVLKMGNAAGVEVSYNNTVMLPLGRVNEAKTVVFTPEGMQP, encoded by the coding sequence ATGGGATCGTTCGGCGAACGTCTGCAACGCGAGCGCGAGATGCGCGGCATCACGCTCGAAGAGATCGCCGATTCCACCAAGATCGGCACCCGCTCCCTGCGCGCCCTGGAGCAGGAAGACTTTGACAAGCTTCCCGGCGGCATCTTCAACAAGGGCTTCGTCCGCGCCTACGCCCGCTACCTGGGCATCGACGAAGAGCAGGCGGTCACGGACTTCCTGGCCGCCGCCGGCGATCCTGAACAGCCTCTCCCGACCCCGTTCCCCAAGGTGAAACCGGCTGCCTCCGGCTCCGGAGGGCGGAGTTGGGCCGCGGTGCTGGCGCTCGCCGCCCTGGCTGCGGGCGGATTCGCCGCCTGGAAGTTCAAGCTGGGCCCCTTCGCCGGCCGCATCTCCCAGCCCGAATCGGTAAGCCCACCGCCCGTTGTTCAGCCGCCCACCACGACCGCAGCCGCGCCCGTTTCCTCGGATCAGGTGGCGAACCCGGCTTCCGGTCCTAGCTCCGAGCCCGGTGGCGGTTCCGCGGCGGCTCCCTCCTCCACCGCGGCCGAGGGCTTTGTGGTGCTGGTGCGGGCGAAGGAGGACTCCTGGGTCTCGATCAGCGTCGATGGCCGGGTGGTGATGGAGAGGACGCTGGCCGCTGCTGAAACCAAGGAAGTGCGCGCCAAGAAGAGTGTAGTGCTGAAGATGGGCAACGCCGCGGGGGTCGAGGTCTCCTACAACAACACGGTGATGCTTCCTTTAGGGCGCGTCAACGAAGCGAAGACTGTCGTCTTCACCCCCGAAGGAATGCAACCTTAA
- a CDS encoding CoA-binding protein: MKPAAVPAKTDEITEVLKRAKTIAVVGLSSSPLRPSYGVAAYLQTHGYRIIPVNPNIKGALGEKAYASLADVPEKIDIVDIFRRVEFVPELVDQAIALKVPAIWMQEDVVHEAAAAMARKAGIFVTMDRCILKEHRARFL; encoded by the coding sequence ATGAAGCCGGCCGCGGTCCCCGCCAAAACCGACGAAATCACAGAAGTGCTGAAGCGCGCCAAGACTATCGCCGTGGTGGGGCTTTCCTCCAGCCCGCTGCGTCCCAGCTACGGCGTGGCCGCCTACCTGCAGACCCACGGCTACCGCATCATCCCGGTGAATCCCAACATCAAAGGCGCGCTGGGAGAGAAGGCGTACGCCTCGCTGGCTGACGTCCCGGAGAAAATCGACATCGTGGACATCTTCCGCCGCGTGGAGTTCGTCCCCGAGCTGGTGGACCAGGCCATCGCCCTGAAAGTCCCCGCCATCTGGATGCAGGAGGACGTGGTCCACGAAGCCGCAGCCGCCATGGCGCGCAAGGCCGGAATCTTCGTCACCATGGACCGCTGCATCCTCAAGGAACACCGGGCGCGGTTTTTGTAA
- a CDS encoding replication-associated recombination protein A, producing MSLFQPIPESASHLGRPLADRMRPQTLEEFVGQEHILGPKKTLRTQIGRDDMGSFIFWGPPGSGKTTLAKIIARMTKAEFIEFSAVLSGIAEIKRVMSAAEKARQYGTRTLVFIDEIHRFNKAQQDAFLPHVEKGNIRLIGATTENPSFEIISALLSRCRVYTLNPLAETQVVTLLKRALADSARGLGTMKLEAPDAVLEKIADYSSGDARAAYNVLEIAAGVAAERQSEGAAAEITMEIVRDALQKRVLLYDKAGEQHYNLVSALHKSVRNSDPDAALYWLARMLEAGEDPLYIARRLVRMAVEDVGLADPQALALTNAAREAVDFLGLPEGNLALAQAAVYLALAPKSNALYTAYSAAREDVEQTAAQPVPLHLRNAPTGLMKAIGYGQGYQYAHDLEGKVADMQCLPDNLRDRVYYQPTAEGLEKELRRKMEEIRALKERKGKG from the coding sequence TTGAGCCTGTTCCAGCCCATCCCGGAGAGCGCCTCGCATCTGGGCCGTCCGCTGGCCGACCGCATGCGTCCGCAGACGCTGGAGGAGTTCGTCGGGCAGGAGCACATCCTGGGACCGAAGAAGACGCTGCGCACGCAGATCGGGCGCGACGACATGGGCTCATTCATCTTCTGGGGCCCGCCGGGCTCGGGCAAGACCACGCTGGCCAAGATCATCGCGCGCATGACCAAGGCGGAGTTCATCGAGTTCTCCGCCGTACTCTCCGGCATCGCGGAGATCAAGCGGGTGATGTCCGCCGCCGAGAAGGCCCGGCAGTACGGCACCCGCACCCTGGTCTTCATCGACGAGATCCACCGCTTCAACAAGGCGCAGCAGGACGCGTTTCTCCCTCACGTGGAGAAGGGCAACATCCGGCTCATCGGCGCCACCACGGAGAACCCGTCGTTTGAGATCATCTCCGCGCTGCTCTCCCGCTGCCGGGTGTACACGCTGAACCCGCTGGCGGAAACGCAGGTGGTGACCTTGCTGAAGCGCGCTCTGGCGGACTCCGCGCGTGGGCTGGGAACCATGAAGCTGGAGGCGCCGGACGCCGTCCTGGAGAAGATCGCCGACTACTCCAGCGGCGACGCGCGTGCCGCCTACAACGTGTTGGAGATCGCCGCCGGAGTCGCCGCAGAGCGCCAGAGCGAGGGTGCGGCCGCCGAGATCACCATGGAGATCGTCCGTGACGCGCTGCAGAAGCGCGTGCTGCTCTACGACAAGGCGGGCGAGCAGCATTACAACCTGGTCTCGGCGCTGCACAAGTCGGTGCGCAACAGCGATCCCGACGCCGCGCTCTACTGGCTGGCGCGCATGCTGGAGGCAGGCGAAGACCCGCTCTACATCGCGCGCCGCCTGGTGCGCATGGCGGTGGAGGACGTAGGCCTGGCCGATCCGCAGGCGCTGGCCCTCACCAACGCCGCCCGCGAGGCGGTGGACTTCCTCGGCCTGCCCGAGGGCAACCTGGCGCTGGCCCAGGCAGCCGTGTATCTCGCGCTCGCGCCCAAGTCCAATGCGCTCTACACCGCCTACAGCGCCGCGCGCGAGGACGTAGAACAGACCGCCGCCCAGCCCGTCCCGCTGCACCTGCGCAACGCGCCCACCGGACTGATGAAGGCCATCGGCTACGGCCAGGGCTACCAGTACGCCCACGACCTCGAAGGCAAGGTCGCCGACATGCAGTGCCTGCCCGACAACCTCAGAGACCGTGTCTACTATCAGCCTACGGCGGAAGGATTGGAAAAAGAGCTGCGGAGGAAGATGGAGGAAATCCGGGCGCTGAAGGAAAGGAAAGGGAAAGGGTAA
- a CDS encoding RNA methyltransferase — protein MTTAVRNRLRRVESRQNALVKALRRSFRSGQPGEDGFAAIEGPRILEEAIRSGLRFRAVFFRQSAEAQADRLLPQLASEVETLILPDDVFSSAAATETPQGVAALVKFKDFDLDDVLRAPRPLLVVLAGVQDPGNLGTVVRSAEAFGANGVLLAEKTAGRFNPKAVRASAGSIFRVPVVEVKLTEAAAKLREHGLRLVATSSHQGTPVDQAELAGALAIFLGSEGAGLPRDAVNLIDEVIAIPHSPRVESLNAGIAASILLYEAARQRGAKP, from the coding sequence GTGACTACCGCCGTCCGCAACCGCCTGCGCCGCGTGGAGAGCCGGCAGAATGCGCTGGTCAAGGCGCTGCGCCGCAGCTTTCGCAGCGGCCAGCCGGGCGAAGATGGCTTCGCGGCCATCGAAGGCCCGCGCATCCTGGAGGAAGCCATCCGCAGCGGGCTGCGCTTTCGCGCCGTGTTCTTCCGCCAGTCGGCGGAGGCCCAGGCCGACCGCCTGCTGCCGCAGCTCGCGTCCGAGGTGGAAACCCTCATCCTGCCCGACGATGTCTTCTCGAGCGCCGCCGCCACCGAGACTCCGCAGGGCGTGGCCGCCCTGGTCAAGTTCAAGGATTTCGATCTGGACGACGTCTTGCGCGCTCCCCGGCCGCTGCTGGTGGTGCTGGCTGGCGTCCAGGACCCGGGAAACCTGGGGACGGTGGTGCGCTCCGCCGAAGCCTTTGGCGCGAACGGCGTGCTGCTGGCGGAAAAAACCGCAGGCCGCTTCAATCCCAAGGCGGTGCGGGCTTCGGCAGGGTCCATCTTCCGCGTTCCCGTAGTGGAGGTGAAGCTCACGGAGGCGGCGGCGAAACTGCGTGAGCATGGCTTGCGGCTGGTGGCAACTTCGTCCCACCAAGGCACGCCGGTGGACCAGGCCGAACTCGCCGGAGCGCTGGCTATCTTTCTGGGCAGCGAAGGCGCGGGGCTGCCGCGTGATGCGGTGAACCTGATCGACGAAGTCATCGCCATCCCGCACTCGCCGCGAGTGGAATCGCTGAACGCGGGCATCGCGGCTTCCATCCTGCTGTATGAGGCGGCGAGGCAAAGGGGGGCGAAGCCTTGA
- a CDS encoding L-threonylcarbamoyladenylate synthase, which produces MPAEIIRINSQNPEASLVSYVASQIRAGQVLGMPTDTFYGLAADPFNLRAVLHIYEIKSRSRHKPLSLLIQDVDQAEELALSLPGTFHSLARKYWPGPLTMIVKAAKHLPLKVTANTGNVALRVPAAAIPMAVMRAAGVPLTATSANVSGASECTTAEGVRDQLGNRLPAIVDGGPSPRDIFSTIVQLTEESGWRVMREGAISTQEISDYLAQQG; this is translated from the coding sequence GTGCCCGCCGAGATCATCAGGATCAACAGCCAGAATCCGGAAGCCTCTCTGGTTTCGTACGTGGCCTCGCAGATCCGCGCCGGCCAGGTCCTGGGCATGCCCACCGACACCTTCTATGGTCTGGCCGCCGACCCCTTCAACCTGCGCGCCGTCCTGCACATCTACGAGATCAAGTCGCGCTCCCGGCACAAGCCCCTCTCGCTCCTGATCCAGGATGTGGACCAGGCGGAGGAGCTGGCGCTTTCCCTCCCCGGGACCTTTCACTCGCTGGCGCGCAAGTACTGGCCCGGCCCGCTGACCATGATCGTGAAGGCGGCCAAGCATCTGCCGCTGAAGGTGACGGCCAACACCGGCAACGTGGCGCTGCGTGTGCCCGCCGCCGCCATTCCCATGGCCGTGATGCGGGCCGCGGGCGTGCCCCTGACCGCCACCTCCGCCAACGTGAGCGGAGCCAGCGAGTGCACCACCGCCGAAGGAGTCCGCGACCAGCTCGGCAACCGCCTGCCGGCCATCGTGGACGGCGGACCCTCGCCCCGCGACATCTTCTCCACCATCGTGCAGCTCACCGAAGAATCGGGGTGGCGCGTGATGCGCGAAGGCGCCATCTCCACCCAGGAAATCAGCGACTACCTGGCGCAGCAGGGATAG
- a CDS encoding YdcF family protein: MAYVVFVYSRIEAQSARDESQSADAIVVFGAAEYAGRPSPVFRARLDHAYTLFQRGLAPLIITTGGHGEDSHFSEGGVGRDYLAGRGVPEKNLIAETQSDDTADSAERVAVILKANGKRSCLAVSDDYHIFRIKQMLEAQGLVVYGAPRPEARPRSRWDRAVVVLKEVLSYTLWRLHLG; encoded by the coding sequence GTGGCCTACGTCGTCTTCGTCTATTCCCGCATCGAAGCGCAGTCGGCGCGCGACGAGTCCCAGTCCGCCGACGCCATCGTCGTGTTTGGCGCCGCCGAGTACGCCGGCCGGCCCTCTCCCGTCTTCCGCGCCCGCCTTGACCACGCCTACACCCTCTTCCAGCGCGGCCTCGCACCCCTCATCATCACCACCGGAGGCCACGGCGAGGATTCGCACTTCAGCGAGGGCGGCGTGGGCCGCGATTACCTGGCCGGCCGCGGCGTCCCGGAGAAAAACCTCATCGCTGAGACCCAGAGCGACGACACCGCGGATTCCGCCGAGCGCGTTGCCGTCATCCTCAAAGCGAACGGCAAGCGCAGCTGCCTGGCAGTGAGCGACGACTACCACATCTTCCGCATCAAGCAGATGCTGGAGGCGCAGGGGCTGGTGGTGTACGGCGCGCCGCGGCCGGAGGCGCGCCCGCGCTCGCGCTGGGACCGCGCGGTGGTGGTGCTGAAGGAAGTCTTGAGCTACACGCTGTGGCGGCTGCATCTGGGGTGA
- a CDS encoding cyclase family protein, whose translation MKAKTFVIFLALAAVALLFAQRHNAPTPQPTFRAVIDLTQPLSEKFPNWEGTEKSPFEAKPLGRMEKDGYFTRTISLPEHFATHMDAPAHFAAGAWTVDQIPPEHLVGPLVVLNVTAQSKANADYQITVEDVARWERAHGQIPPGSIVLARTGWAARAASMKDYRNADDKGAKHFPGFLPETAKFLVEARDIFGLGIDTMSVDYGASDTYPVHQYTAKHNVYHLENVADLSAVPEAGAILVAAPAKLAGGSGGPVRILALVR comes from the coding sequence ATGAAAGCCAAGACCTTCGTTATATTCCTTGCGCTGGCAGCAGTGGCCTTGTTGTTCGCGCAGCGCCACAACGCGCCCACTCCACAGCCGACCTTTCGCGCGGTGATCGACCTGACCCAGCCGCTGAGCGAGAAGTTTCCCAACTGGGAGGGCACGGAGAAGTCACCCTTCGAAGCCAAGCCTCTGGGGCGCATGGAGAAGGACGGTTACTTCACTCGCACCATCTCTCTGCCCGAGCACTTCGCTACGCACATGGACGCCCCGGCGCACTTCGCCGCCGGCGCCTGGACCGTGGACCAGATCCCGCCCGAACATCTCGTCGGCCCGCTGGTTGTGCTGAACGTGACCGCGCAGTCGAAGGCGAACGCCGACTACCAGATCACGGTCGAGGATGTGGCGCGCTGGGAACGCGCCCACGGGCAGATCCCGCCGGGAAGCATCGTGCTGGCGCGCACCGGCTGGGCCGCGCGCGCGGCCTCCATGAAGGACTATCGCAATGCCGACGACAAAGGCGCCAAGCACTTCCCCGGCTTCCTGCCGGAGACCGCCAAGTTCCTGGTGGAAGCGCGCGACATCTTCGGTCTGGGCATCGACACCATGAGCGTGGACTATGGGGCGTCGGACACCTACCCCGTGCATCAGTACACGGCCAAGCACAACGTCTATCACCTGGAAAACGTCGCGGATTTGAGCGCTGTGCCCGAGGCGGGCGCCATCCTGGTGGCCGCGCCGGCCAAGCTCGCCGGTGGCTCCGGCGGCCCGGTTCGTATCCTGGCGCTGGTGCGCTGA
- a CDS encoding amidohydrolase family protein, producing MKKILWPVLALLLTAPAFAQQYDVLIRHGRVVDGSGNPWVYADVGIVGDRIAFVGRADARVTAKRTIDAKGLIVAPGFIDMLGQSETTLLIDKQAVSKLTQGITTEITGEGESIAPIDDRLIEDQKDFLTHFHLTVDWRSLDEYFQRLEKQGAGINLGTFVGATQVRRMVVGDADRPPTPEELKRMQEMVDDAMLDGAMGVSSSLIYAPAFYASTEELIALAQVAGKHGGTYASHIRNESDTELAALEEAFRIGREANVPVEIFHLKLSGKQNWGKMGAVLDAIERARASGVDVTANQYPYLAGATSLGATIPPKYHDGGTEALLARLKDPAQRAAIRRDLLTPSGSFENFWRLAGRPEGILVLSVLNPELKKYEGKNIAQVAAAEKKDPMDALMDLVAADRNNTGAAYFLMDEDDMRLAMQKPWVSVGIDAGAVNPVGPLGESKDHPRAYGSFPRILGKYVREEHVLRLEEAIRKMTSLAAQQVKLDHRGMVRPDYFADLTIFNPEAVRDVATFDDPNRPSQGIEYVFVNGVLSLEHGRVTGQLGGRPLRGPGYAAREYAPEGLAPRGKIAGVITDEEGWPLPRTKVTLSRASGEVVGTLDTRKEGRFEIASEAECDPCTLKAERAGFAPAEREVRYNGSNSLWFSFALHRLEAATNIDH from the coding sequence GTGAAAAAAATCCTGTGGCCGGTTCTCGCGCTTTTGCTGACGGCGCCTGCCTTCGCGCAGCAGTATGACGTCCTCATCCGCCACGGCCGGGTGGTGGATGGCAGCGGCAACCCCTGGGTGTACGCCGACGTGGGTATCGTCGGCGACCGCATCGCCTTCGTGGGCCGCGCCGACGCGCGGGTCACCGCCAAGCGAACCATCGACGCCAAGGGCCTGATCGTTGCTCCCGGATTCATCGACATGCTGGGCCAGTCCGAGACCACCCTGCTCATCGACAAGCAGGCAGTCTCCAAGCTCACCCAGGGCATCACTACCGAGATCACCGGCGAAGGCGAGTCCATCGCGCCCATCGACGATCGCCTGATCGAGGATCAGAAGGACTTTCTGACGCACTTCCACCTCACCGTGGACTGGCGCTCGCTCGACGAGTACTTCCAGCGGCTGGAAAAGCAGGGCGCCGGCATCAACCTGGGGACGTTCGTGGGCGCCACCCAGGTGCGGCGCATGGTGGTGGGCGACGCCGACCGGCCGCCCACGCCCGAGGAACTCAAGCGCATGCAGGAGATGGTCGACGACGCCATGCTCGACGGCGCCATGGGCGTTTCCAGCTCGCTCATCTACGCCCCGGCCTTCTACGCCAGCACCGAGGAGCTGATCGCGCTGGCCCAGGTTGCAGGAAAGCACGGCGGGACGTACGCCTCGCACATCCGCAACGAGAGCGACACCGAACTGGCTGCGCTGGAGGAGGCTTTCCGCATCGGGCGCGAAGCCAACGTCCCGGTCGAGATCTTCCACCTGAAGCTCTCCGGCAAGCAGAACTGGGGAAAGATGGGCGCGGTACTGGATGCCATCGAGCGGGCGCGGGCCTCAGGGGTGGACGTGACCGCGAACCAGTATCCCTACCTGGCGGGCGCCACCTCGCTCGGCGCCACCATCCCTCCCAAATACCACGACGGCGGGACCGAAGCTCTTCTGGCTCGGCTGAAGGATCCGGCCCAGCGCGCCGCCATCCGCCGCGACCTGCTGACCCCCTCCGGCAGCTTCGAAAACTTCTGGCGGCTCGCCGGCAGGCCGGAAGGCATCCTGGTGCTCAGCGTCCTCAACCCGGAACTGAAGAAGTACGAGGGCAAGAACATCGCTCAGGTCGCCGCAGCGGAGAAGAAGGACCCCATGGACGCGCTCATGGACCTGGTGGCCGCCGATCGCAACAACACCGGCGCCGCCTATTTCCTCATGGACGAAGACGACATGCGACTGGCCATGCAGAAGCCCTGGGTCAGCGTCGGCATCGACGCCGGCGCGGTGAATCCGGTGGGACCGCTGGGCGAGTCGAAAGACCATCCCCGGGCCTATGGCAGCTTCCCTCGCATCCTGGGCAAGTACGTGCGTGAGGAGCATGTCCTGCGGCTGGAAGAGGCCATCCGCAAGATGACCTCGCTGGCGGCGCAGCAGGTGAAACTCGATCACCGCGGGATGGTTCGCCCGGATTATTTCGCCGACCTCACCATTTTCAACCCGGAGGCGGTACGCGATGTCGCCACCTTCGACGACCCGAACCGGCCCTCCCAGGGCATCGAGTACGTCTTCGTGAACGGAGTGCTCTCGCTCGAGCACGGCCGAGTCACGGGGCAGTTGGGCGGACGTCCGCTGCGCGGCCCGGGGTACGCCGCGCGCGAGTACGCTCCGGAAGGCCTGGCGCCGCGCGGCAAGATTGCGGGGGTCATCACCGACGAAGAGGGCTGGCCGCTGCCTCGCACCAAGGTGACGCTCAGCCGGGCGTCCGGCGAGGTGGTGGGCACGCTCGATACGCGCAAGGAAGGCCGCTTCGAGATCGCAAGCGAGGCCGAGTGTGACCCCTGCACGCTCAAAGCAGAGCGCGCGGGATTCGCGCCAGCCGAGCGCGAGGTGAGGTACAACGGCTCCAACTCGCTCTGGTTCAGCTTCGCCCTGCACCGCCTGGAAGCAGCGACGAACATTGATCATTGA
- a CDS encoding YncE family protein produces MRKTGTRLAAAVVVALLALIWLSCGNEFRPVATPVFPGGPDPQGQRQAVSVNNTGGAIGSTTNINVSGDTVVASHTVGKGPVHAGTTPSGARIFVVNLGDDTVSTYLTLLASSAPVTISLPAGSAPVFAHSTQSTRMYVANSRTGTVGVIDANTSVLTDLIAVGNNPVALAELPSGAKLYCVNQNGNTVSVISTVDKVVLTTISVNIGNMPSFAVSNDTGAFVFVANSGSNTVSVIDTTTDIVTAVLPVGVAPNFLFFDNSLKRVYVTNSGDGTVSIIRTDVNPAANPPVTVTVGTAPLSVTALADGSRAYVANSGSGTVSVITTSNNTVSRTITVGTNPVSIASSSDSSKVYVANRGSNTISIIRTTDDTVVSNAPPTSTQPVWVLTVP; encoded by the coding sequence ATGAGGAAGACGGGAACTCGCCTGGCAGCCGCCGTAGTGGTCGCGCTGCTGGCTTTGATCTGGCTAAGTTGCGGCAACGAATTCCGTCCGGTGGCCACGCCCGTCTTCCCGGGCGGGCCCGACCCCCAGGGCCAGCGGCAGGCGGTCTCCGTCAACAACACTGGCGGCGCCATCGGCTCCACCACCAACATCAACGTTTCCGGCGACACCGTGGTGGCCAGTCATACGGTCGGCAAAGGACCGGTGCATGCCGGGACGACTCCCAGCGGCGCCCGCATCTTCGTTGTTAATCTGGGCGACGACACCGTCAGCACCTACCTCACCCTGCTGGCCAGCTCCGCTCCGGTCACCATCAGCCTGCCGGCGGGGTCCGCTCCGGTCTTCGCCCACTCCACGCAAAGCACCCGGATGTACGTCGCGAACTCCAGGACGGGGACCGTGGGCGTGATCGACGCCAACACGAGCGTGCTCACCGACCTCATCGCCGTCGGCAACAATCCGGTGGCGCTGGCAGAGCTGCCCAGCGGCGCCAAGCTCTACTGCGTGAATCAGAACGGCAACACAGTCTCCGTCATCTCCACCGTAGACAAAGTGGTGCTCACAACGATATCCGTCAACATCGGCAACATGCCGTCGTTCGCGGTCTCGAACGACACCGGCGCCTTCGTCTTCGTTGCCAACTCCGGCTCGAACACAGTCTCGGTCATCGACACCACCACCGACATAGTCACCGCCGTCCTGCCCGTGGGAGTCGCGCCCAACTTCCTGTTCTTCGACAACAGCCTGAAGCGCGTCTACGTGACCAACAGCGGCGATGGCACGGTTTCCATCATCCGCACCGACGTGAACCCCGCCGCGAACCCTCCGGTGACGGTCACCGTGGGCACGGCGCCGCTTTCGGTCACGGCGCTGGCCGACGGCTCGCGCGCCTACGTGGCCAACTCCGGCTCGGGCACCGTCTCGGTCATCACCACCAGCAACAACACCGTCTCCAGGACCATCACCGTGGGAACGAACCCGGTCTCCATCGCCTCCTCGTCGGACAGCTCCAAGGTTTACGTGGCCAACCGCGGCTCCAACACCATCTCGATCATCCGCACCACGGACGACACAGTGGTCTCGAACGCTCCCCCCACCTCCACCCAGCCCGTTTGGGTGCTCACGGTCCCCTAA